The genomic region AAATCATCATCGAGCGCCCGCACAAGAAATGCCGCATCACCATCTACACGGCGCGTCCGGGTGTGGTGATCGGTAAAAAGGGTGCCGATATCGAGAAGCTGCGCCGCGAAGTCGCCAAGATGACGGACGCGGAGGTGTTCCTGAATCTGGTCGAAGTGCGCAAGCCCGAAACCGACGCTAACCTGGTTGCCGACAGCATCGCCCAGCAGCTGGAGCGCCGTGTGGCGTTCCGCCGTGCGATGAAGCGCTCCATGCAGTCCGCCATGCGCATGGGCGCGCTGGGCTGCAAGATCATCTGTGCCGGCCGTCTGGGCGGCGCGGAGATCGCGCGTTCGGAACAGTACAATGAAGGCTCGGTGCCGCTGCACACGCTGCGCGCCGATATCGATTACGGCTTCGCCGAGGCGAAAACCGCGATGGGTATCATCGGGATCAAGGTCTGGATCTACAAAGGCGAGATCATGGAACACGACCCGATGGCGTCCGAGCGCCGTATGCAGGAAACCGGCGAGCAGCGGACCCGTTCGGCCCGCCAGAACGCCTAAGCCCAGGGCCAAGAGGGAGTTTGAAAGATGCTTCAACCGAAGCGCACAAAATTCCGGAAGGCCCACAAGGGCCGTATCCACGGAAATGCGAAGGGCGGCTTTACGCTCAATTTCGGCTCGTACGGGCTGAAAGCGGTCGAGCCTGAGCGCGTCACGGCGCGCCAGATCGAGGCCACCCGCCGCGCGATCACCCGTCACATGAAACGGGCCG from Glycocaulis abyssi harbors:
- the rpsC gene encoding 30S ribosomal protein S3; the encoded protein is MGQKINPIGLRLGINRTWDSRWFARGEEYANLLHEDLKIRKFLQEKLKAASISKIIIERPHKKCRITIYTARPGVVIGKKGADIEKLRREVAKMTDAEVFLNLVEVRKPETDANLVADSIAQQLERRVAFRRAMKRSMQSAMRMGALGCKIICAGRLGGAEIARSEQYNEGSVPLHTLRADIDYGFAEAKTAMGIIGIKVWIYKGEIMEHDPMASERRMQETGEQRTRSARQNA